A window of Cucurbita pepo subsp. pepo cultivar mu-cu-16 chromosome LG06, ASM280686v2, whole genome shotgun sequence contains these coding sequences:
- the LOC111797219 gene encoding transcription initiation factor TFIID subunit 5, which produces MDEEQIANFVSAYLKKKGFKETEQAFQDELRHNKTNSSSSASSIDLDFAKRLLSFSEVENIPARYLEGYSKLRSWAYNSLDLYKHELLRVLYPVFIHCFMDLVAKGHIQEARTFFNRFREDHEMLHLRDLQKLEGVLSPSHLEEMEFAHSLRQSKVNIKICQYSYEMLLQYLHKTQTTVILGIINERINFQVFPGQPSSISDDAELVTLSGSTQETANQINKKEVQWGLLEDSLEERLEKAAGLLSDSEKAEVETKDGDVDENKKRTTEGGKQGASIKKVKKDKTAGAPGKTLRAEANSASMAPRVKPELALPIITTEVEQSILEDLRNRVQLSSVALPSVSFYTFINTHNGLNCSSISHDGALVAGGFSDSSLKVWDMAKLGQQAGNTVLQDENDMSTSDPVTGHTSGKRSYTLFQGHSGPVHSATFSPIGDFVLSSSADTTIRLWSTKLNASLVCYKGHNYPVWDVQFSPVGHYFASCSHDRTARIWSMDRIQPLRIMAGHLSDVDCVQWHANCNYIATGSSDKTVRLWDVQSGECVRIFIGHRSMILSLAMSPDGRFMASGDEDGTIMMWDLSTGRCVTPLIGHTSCVWSLAFSCEGSLLASGSADCTVKLWDVTSSTKPPRTDENKSGTANRLRSLKTLPTKSTPVYSLRFSRRNLLFAAGALSKSASTA; this is translated from the exons ATGGACGAAGAACAGATAGCGAATTTTGTGTCAGCgtacttgaagaagaagggtttCAAAGAAACGGAACAAGCTTTTCAGGATGAGCTACGCCATAACAAGACTAATTCATCCTCTTCAGCCTCTTCCATTGACCTCGACTTCGCTAAGCGCTTGCTCTCCTTCTCCGA AGTAGAGAATATTCCAGCCAGATACCTTGAAGGATATAGCAAGCTTAGGTCCTGGGCTTACAACTCGCTAGATTTGTACAAG CATGAGTTGCTTCGTGTGCTATATCCTGTGTTTATCCATTGTTTCATGGATCTTGTGGCTAAAGGACATATTCAAGAAG CTCGAACCTTTTTCAATAGGTTCCGTGAAGACCATGAAATGTTGCACCTACGAGATCTACAAAAGTTGGAAGGCGTACTATCTCCTTCTCATTTGGAG GAGATGGAATTTGCTCATTCTCTAAGGCAGAGCAAagttaacataaaaatatgcCAG TACTCCTATGAGATGCTACTTCAATATCTTCATAAGACCCAAACCACAGTGATACTTGGGATTATCAATGAGCGTATCAACTTCCAAG TTTTCCCTGGTCAGCCTAGCTCAATATCTGATGATGCTGAACTTGTGACACTCTCGGGAAGCACCCAGGAGACTGCCAAtcagataaataaaaaagaagtccAATGGGGG TTACTTGAAGATTCTTTAGAAGAACGCTTGGAGAAAGCTGCTGGTTTGCTTTCAGATTCTGAGAAGGCTGAGGTAGAAACCAAGGATGGTGATGTGGATGAGAATAAG AAAAGAACAACTGAGGGAGGAAAGCAAGGTGCTTCAATTAAGAAGGTCAAGAAGGACAAGACTGCCGGTGCACCTGGGAAAACTCTGAGGGCTGAAGCTAATTCTGCATCTATGGCGCCACGAGTGAAGCCAGAGCTTGCTTTACCTATAAT TACAACAGAGGTGGAACAATCTATTCTTGAAGACTTGAGAAACCGTGTGCAGTTGAGCTCTGTTGCTCTGCCATCAGTCAGCTTTTATACCTTCATTAATACACACAACGG TTTAAACTGTTCATCAATATCTCATGATGGAGCTTTAGTTGCTGGTGGATTTTCAGACTCTTCTTTGAAG GTTTGGGACATGGCAAAGCTGGGACAACAGGCTGGCAATA CTGTTTTGCAGGATGAAAACGACATGTCTACTAGTGATCCAGTTACAGGGCATACAAGTGGGAAGAGGTCTTATACATTATTTCAAGGTCATTCTGGGCCTGTTCACTCTGCCACTTTCAGTCCCATTGGGGACTTTGTTCTTTCATCCTCTGCAGACACAACTA ttcgattgtggagcaCAAAACTAAATGCCAGTCTTGTTTGCTACAAAGGTCACAATTACCCAGTATGGGATGTTCAG TTTAGTCCGGTTGGACATTATTTTGCTAGTTGTTCACATGATCGAACTGCAAGGATCTGGTCTATGGACAGAATTCAACCTCTAAGGATCATGGCAGGACATCTATCCGATGTGGAT TGTGTTCAATGGCATGCCAACTGCAACTACATTGCAACTGGGTCGAGTGACAAAACGGTTAGATTGTGGGATGTCCAGAGTGGGGAATGTGTTCGAATTTTCATCGGTCACAGGAGCATGATCCTGTCTTTGGCAATGTCACCTGATGGTCGGTTCATGGCATCCGGTGATGAAGATGGTACAATTATGATGTGGGACCTATCAACTGGTCGCTGTGTTACACCTTTGATTGGACACACATCATGCGTTTGGAGCCTTGCTTTCAG TTGTGAGGGCTCTCTCCTTGCCTCTGGCTCTGCCGATTGCACAGTGAAATTATGGGACGTAACTTCAAGCACAAAGCCACCTAGAACAGATGAAAA CAAAAGTGGAACTGCCAATAGACTTAGATCCTTGAAGACTCTACCAACCAAATCAACTCCAGTTTACAGTTTGCGG TTCTCTCGGAGGAATCTCTTATTTGCAGCTGGGGCTCTCTCCAAAAGTGCATCAACGGCTTGA
- the LOC111796730 gene encoding U-box domain-containing protein 12-like, protein MAKCQRNDVGSVVFDRVSTSTAAAGHFRLCTSFSTASFRRKFFDAVSCGGSSRYRYHHDGDGTVSSAIRSMSEIVKEQEEVRPKRSNAKSEKLFDLLRLESSPEAEPESKKKEEVLEEFKCVVKKLQDENLAERRTAASRVRLLAKEDAEARGMLAMLGAIPPLVEMLDLEDDESKIASLYALLNLGIGNDLNKAAIVKAGTVHKMLKLIESDNSPNPSVSEAIVANFLGLSALDTNKLVIGSSGAIPFLVKNLHDPDHKSSSQVKQDALRALYNLSIFPSNVPFILETKLIPFLLNALGDMEVSERALSILSNVVSTPEGRKAISTFPNSFPILIDVLNWADSPGSQEKASYILMVMAHKSYRDKQAMIEAGISSALLELTLLGSTLAQKRASRILECLRVDKGKQIPDHFGGNSSAPICGSSSSSFTNPILGSAEGLEGLDDLVSEEKKAVKQLVRQSLQNNMRRIVKRANLPQDFVPSDHFKSLTSSSTSKSLPF, encoded by the exons ATGGCTAAGTGTCAAAGAAACGACGTTGGATCTGTAGTTTTTGACCGAGTCTCCACTTCCACTGCCGCCGCCGGCCATTTCCGTCTCTGTACTTCCTTCTCCACTGCTTCATTCCGTAGGAAATTTTTTGATGCTGTAAGTTGTGGTGGAAGTTCACGCTATCGCTATCACCACGACGGCGATGGTACTGTTTCCTCGGCGATTAGGTCGATGTCCGAGATTGTGAAGGAACAGGAGGAAGTGAGACCGAAACGGTCCAATGCCAAGTCGGAGAAGCTATTCGATCTTCTTAGACTGGAGTCGTCGCCGGAAGCGGAGCCGGAGtcaaagaagaaggaggaggtgCTGGAAGAGTTCAAATGCGTAGTGAAAAAATTGCAGGATGAAAATTTGGCGGAGAGGAGAACGGCTGCGAGTCGAGTAAGGTTGCTTGCAAAAGAGGATGCAGAAGCGAGAGGAATGCTCGCAATGCTGGGAGCCATTCCGCCGCTAGTTGAAATGCTTGATTTGGAAGACGATGAATCTAAGATCGCCTCGCTCTATGCATTGCTCAATCTTGGAATTGGAAACGATTT GAACAAGGCGGCCATTGTTAAAGCGGGTACTGTACACAAAATGCTTAAGTTGATCGAATCTGATAATTCCCCAAATCCATCTGTTTCAGAAGCCATCGTTGCGAATTTCCTCGGCTTGAGTGCATTAGATACCAACAAACTGGTAATTGGGTCATCGGGTGCAATTCCATTCTTGGTAAAGAACTTACACGACCCAGATCATAAAAGTAGTTCACAAGTCAAGCAAGACGCTCTACGTGCGCTTTATAACCTCTCTATTTTCCCCTCAAATGTTCCATTTATCTTAGAAACTAAGTTGATCCCATTTCTTCTAAACGCGTTGGGAGACATGGAAGTAAGTGAAAGAGCCCTCTCAATTCTAAGCAATGTGGTATCAACCCCAGAAGGTCGAAAGGCCATAAGCACTTTCCCTAATTCATTTCCAATACTGATTGATGTCTTGAATTGGGCTGATTCTCCTGGCAGTCAAGAGAAAGCATCCTACATTTTGATGGTTATGGCGCACAAATCTTACCGTGATAAACAGGCAATGATTGAAGCTGGGATTTCATCAGCTTTGTTGGAACTAACTCTTTTGGGCAGTACATTGGCTCAGAAGAGGGCCTCTAGGATTTTGGAGTGTTTGAGGGTTGATAAAGGAAAACAAATCCCTGATCATTTTGGGGGAAATTCTTCTGCTCCAATTTGTGGttcctcttcatcttcttttacTAATCCAATTCTAGGTTCTGCTGAAGGTTTGGAAGGATTGGATGATTTGGTGAGTGAAGAGAAGAAGGCTGTGAAGCAATTGGTGCGGCAGAGTTTGCAAAACAACATGAGGAGAATTGTGAAGAGAGCCAATTTGCCTCAGGATTTTGTGCCTTCTGATCATTTCAAGTCGCTCACGTCAAGCTCCACTTCAAAGAGCTTGCCATTTTGA
- the LOC111796731 gene encoding stromal cell-derived factor 2-like protein — MAIGFFSLALLLFLGLDLHQGSPSSASAASSEGVEITYGTVLKLMHEKTKFRLHSHDVPYGSGSGQQSVTGYPNVDDANSYWIVRPELGTSAKQGDPIKSGTIIRLQHMGTRKWLHSHLHASPISGNLEVSCFGDDSNSDTGDYWKLVIEGSGKTWKQEQRVRLQHVDTGGYLHSHNKKYSRTAGGQQEVCGVREKRADNVWLAAEGVYLPVTESK; from the exons ATGGCCATCGGTTTCTTCTCTCTTGCGCTTTTGCTCTTCCTCGGTCTCGATCTTCACCAGGGCTCCCCGTCGTCCGCATCTGCTGCGTCCTCCGAGGGCGTTGAG ATTACTTATGGAACAGTTCTAAAGCTAATGCACGAGAAAACTAAATTCCGTTTGCATTCCCATGACGTGCCTTATGGTTCTGGAAGTGGGCAACAGTCGGTCACCGGGTATCCAAATGTTGATGATGCCAATAGCTACTGG ATAGTAAGACCTGAACTTGGGACATCAGCGAAACAGGGCGACCCCATTAAAAGTGGGACAATTATCAGATTGCAACACATGGGAACAAGGAAATGGCTTCACAGCCACTTGCATGCATCCCCAATATCGGGAAATCTAGAG GTTAGTTGCTTTGGCGATGATTCGAACTCCGACACTGGTGATTACTGGAA GCTTGTGATTGAAGGGAGCGGGAAGACATGGAAGCAAGAACAGAGGGTTCGGCTTCAGCACGTCGATACGGGTGGCTACCTACATAGTCATAACAAGAAGTACAGCCGCACAGCCGGAGGGCAGCAGGAG GTCTGTGGAGTCCGGGAAAAGCGAGCTGACAATGTCTGGCTGGCCGCGGAAGGTGTTTACCTCCCTGTTACGGAGTCAAAGTAG
- the LOC111796729 gene encoding chaperone protein ClpB3, mitochondrial: protein MATRRVSKLTSSALATAKAYRISCSPSVSSRWPASWRCSSSLVGNSFAPFSVHNFFCSRQVNGGAMASAKYLATIFTRNFHSTPPSNYSATASSQINPTDFTEMAWEGIVGAVDTARMNKQQVVESEHLMKALLEQKDGLARRIFSKAGLDNSSVLQATVDFISQQPKVMGETSGPIIGTHLGLILDNARKYKKEMGDDFLSVEHFVLAFHSDKRFGQQLFKNLQLSEKDLKDAVQAVRGNQRVTDQNPEGKFEALDKYGTDLTEFARRGKLDPVIGRDDEIRRCIQILSRRTKNNPVIIGEPGVGKTAIAEGLAQRIVRGDVPEPLLNRKLISLDMGSLVAGAKYRGDFEERLKAVLKEVTASNGQIILFIDEIHTVVGAGATGGAMDAGNLLKPMLGRGELRCIGATTLKEYRKYIEKDAALERRFQQVFCGQPSVEDTISILRGLRERYELHHGVKISDSALVSAAVLADRYITERFLPDKAIDLVDEAAAKLKMEITSKPTELDEIDRAVLKLEMEKLSLKNDTDKASKERLSKLEQDLSSLKQKQKELTEQWDREKSFMTRIRSIKEEIDRVNLEMEAAEREFDLNRAAELKYGTLISLNRQLEEAENNLQDFRKSGISLLREEVTDLDIAEIVSKWTGIPLANLQQSERDKLVSLEQVLHQRIVGQDIAVKSVADAIRRSRAGLSDPNRPIASFMFMGPTGVGKTELAKALAGYLFNTENALVRIDMSEYMEKHAVSRLVGAPPGYVGYEEGGQLTEVIRRRPYSVVLFDEIEKAHHDVFNILLQLLDDGRITDSQGRTVSFTNCVMIMTSNIGSHYILETLSNTTDSKDAVYDLMKKQVIGLARQTFRPEFMNRIDEYIVFQPLDATQICKIVEIQIERLRDRLKQKNINLHYTKEALELLGTLGFDPNYGARPVKRVIQQLVENEIAMLVLRGDFQEDDSIILDVDRSSFAKDLPPQKRLCIKKIDSDSNSEAMVAHD from the exons ATGGCTACTAGAAGAGTTTCCAAGCTCACCTCATCGGCTTTAGCAACTGCTAAAGCGTACAGGATTTCTTGTTCTCCCTCGGTTTCCTCTCGTTGGCCTGCGTCTTGGCGTTGTTCATCTTCTCTCGTCGGTAACTCCTTTGCTCCCTTTTCTGTGCACAATTTTTTCTGCTCCAGACAAGTTAATGGTGGTGCCATGGCGTCGGCCAAGTATTTGGCTACGATTTTCACTCGAAATTTCCACTCTACGCCTCCTTCTAATTACTCTGCTACAGCTTCCTCTCAG ATAAATCCGACAGATTTCACTGAGATGGCATGGGAAGGCATAGTTGGTGCAGTTGATACTGCACGGATGAATAAGCAACAAGTTGTGGAGAGTGAGCATttaatgaaagctcttcttgAACAGAAGGATGGTTTGGCAAGAAGAATATTTTCGAAGGCCGGACTCGACAATTCGTCAGTTTTGCAGGCTACAGTTGATTTTATATCTCAACAACCAAAG GTAATGGGCGAAACTAGTGGTCCAATAATAGGCACACATCTTGGTTTGATCCTTGACAATGCtcgaaaatataaaaaagaaatgggagACGATTTTCTATCTGTGGAACATTTTGTGTTAGCCTTCCATTCAGATAAGAGATTTGGGCAGCAACTGTTTAAGAATTTGCAACTAAGTGAAAAAGATTTGAAGGATGCTGTTCAGGCTGTTCGTGGAAATCAGAGGGTGACCGATCAAA ATCCTGAAGGAAAATTTGAGGCTCTTGACAAGTATGGGACTGACTTAACTGAATTTGCTAGACGCGGTAAGCTCGATCCCGTTATAGGTAGAGATGATGAAATACGACGATGCATTCAAATTCTATCaaggagaacaaaaaacaatccCGTGATCATTGGTGAGCCCGGTGTTGGAAAAACTGCGATCGCTGAAGG ATTAGCTCAACGAATTGTGCGCGGTGATGTTCCAGAACCATTGTTGAATAGAAAG TTGATATCTCTGGACATGGGTTCACTGGTTGCTGGTGCGAAATACCGTGGGGATTTCGAGGAAAGATTGAAGGCTGTGCTAAAGGAAGTCACTGCTTCAAATGGGCAAATTATCTTGTTCATAGATGAGATTCATACAGTTGTTGGTGCAg GAGCTACTGGTGGTGCAATGGATGCTGGCAACCTCTTGAAACCGATGCTTGGTCGCGGCGAACTACGATGCATCGGTGCAACTACATTGAAGGAGTATAGAAAATACATTGAGAAAGATGCTGCGCTTGAACGTAGATTTCAACAAGTGTTTTGTGGCCAACCATCTGTTGAAGATACGATCTCTATTCTTCGAGGGTTACGTGAGCGATATGAGCTACATCATGGTGTAAAGATATCTGATAGTGCACTTGTTTCAGCAGCAGTTCTAGCAGACAGATACATCACTGAACGGTTTTTGCCTGACAAAG CCATTGATCTTGTTGATGAAGCTGCTGCAAAGTTGAAGATGGAGATTACTTCTAAGCCTACCGAGTTGGACGAGATTGATAGAGCGGTCTTGAAGTTGGAGATGGAGAAGCTCTCCTTAAAAAACGACACGGATAAAGCCAGCAAAGAAAGGTTAAGCAAATTAGAGCAAGATCTGAGCTCACTTAAACAAAAGCAGAAAGAATTGACTGAACAATGGGATCGAGAGAAGTCTTTCATGACTCGTATACGATCGATCAAGGAAGAG ATTGATAGAGTTAACCTTGAGATGGAAGCAGCTGAAagagaatttgatttgaatcgTGCTGCTGAGCTCAAGTATGGAACTCTAATATCCCTTAACCGCCAATTAGAAGAGGCTGAAAACAATCTTCAAGACTTTCGAAAGTCCGGAATTTCTTTGCTTCGTGAGGAGGTCACAGATCTTGATATTGCAGAGATTGTAAGCAAATGGACTGGCATACCATTGGCCAACCTCCAACAATCCGAAAGAGATAAACTGGTTTCACTTGAACAAGTCCTCCATCAAAGGATAGTTGGTCAAGATATTGCAGTAAAATCAGTTGCAGATGCCATTCGACGTTCGAGAGCAGGACTCTCCGACCCCAACCGACCCATAGCCAGCTTCATGTTTATGGGTCCGACTGGTGTCGGAAAAACCGAGCTTGCAAAAGCTTTGGCTGGATATCTTTTCAACACTGAAAATGCTCTTGTTAGGATTGATATGAGTGAATACATGGAGAAACATGCAGTTTCTCGTTTGGTAGGGGCACCACCTGGCTACGTCGGGTACGAAGAAGGCGGTCAGTTGACTGAAGTTATTCGCCGAAGACCCTACTCTGTGGTACTTTTTGATGAGATTGAAAAGGCACATCATGACGTCTTCAACATTTTGCTTCAATTGCTGGATGATGGAAGAATAACTGATTCTCAGGGCCGAACCGTTAGTTTCACGAACTGCGTCATGATAATGACGTCGAATATTGGTTCTCACTACATCCTTGAAACTCTTAGTAATACAACAGATAGTAAAGATGCAGTCTATGACTTGATGAAAAAACAAGTTATAGGATTGGCAAGGCAAACTTTTCGACCTGAATTTATGAACCGTATAGATGAATATATCGTCTTCCAGCCTTTGGATGCCACCCAAATATGCAAGATTGTTGAGATACAG ATCGAACGGTTACGTGATAGACTTAAACAGAAGAACATTAATCTCCATTATACCAAAGAAGCTCTTGAGCTTTTAGGGACGTTGGGATTTGACCCCAATTATGGAGCAAGGCCAGTTAAGAGAGTAATACAACAACTAGTAGAAAACGAGATTGCAATGCTAGTTTTGAGAGGCGACTTTCAAGAAGATGACTCGATCATTCTCGACGTCGATAGATCGTCGTTTGCCAAGGACTTGCCTCCCCAAAAGAGACTGTGCATCAAGAAGATAGATAGCGATTCTAACTCGGAGGCTATGGTTGCCCACGACTGA